From Homalodisca vitripennis isolate AUS2020 chromosome 1, UT_GWSS_2.1, whole genome shotgun sequence, the proteins below share one genomic window:
- the LOC124353134 gene encoding uncharacterized protein LOC124353134, translating to MSHDLSPWNHISRICSKANSLMGFLCRTSKDFQSPTTLTTLFKTLVCPILEFSSVVWCPYLTGHIDTLERVQIRFLRLIGLRLGYQFLETPVDCLRISLGLPHLATRRRMADILILHKMVNGALDCPRLLSLLEFRIPTSTRSGDIFFKRALPSLYSYYSCIPRLMREGNEVSGGVEFFGSSYQSFRSRLGKLL from the coding sequence ATGTCTCATGATCTCAGTCCGTGGAATCATATCTCACGCATATGCAGCAAGGCCAATTCACTAATGGGATTCCTATGCAGAACATCGAAAGACTTTCAATCCCCAACTACATTGACAACACTGTTCAAAACCTTAGTGTGTCCGATCCTAGAATTTTCATCTGTTGTTTGGTGTCCCTACCTGACAGGGCACATTGATACTCTTGAGCGGGTGCAGATCAGATTCTTGAGGCTCATCGGACTACGTCTTGGCTATCAGTTCCTGGAGACGCCTGTTGACTGTTTGAGGATCTCCCTTGGCCTTCCACATTTGGCGACTAGAAGAAGGATGGCGGACATCTTGATTCTTCATAAGATGGTTAACGGTGCTCTAGACTGCCCTCGTCTTCTCTCTCTTCTCGAGTTTCGAATTCCGACATCCACTCGTTCCGGGGACATCTTTTTCAAGAGGGCACTTCCTTCTCTTTACAGCTACTATAGCTGCATTCCCAGACTTATGAGAGAAGGTAATGAGGTTTCAGGTGGTGTGGAATTTTTTGGATCCTCTTATCAGTCATTTCGATCGCGCTTGGGGAAGCTACTATGA